aaaaaaaaaatattggtcaccttaaatttatttttattattaaaatttgatattttttgttaagtaaaatgatcaaaaatatttttaaaaaataaatatagagatcGATTTTCTTTATGTGTATATTTTTCAAATAGTTATCTGAATATCTTTATAAAATTTCATATCAAATGCACAAGCAAGTAgataatcaaatacaaaaattatttactatttataaaaaaagtaatttttttattatttatgtaacATTTAAAGgcattttaagaatattttataattaaaatttttttagataattctgttaataattttataattcgaGAGCATTCTTgtagttaacttttttttatttttacaagtGTAATAATTAGTACCATGTACGAAGACTATTTTTTActcaatattattatatacttttagaataaaataacatATAGGTCAATTAATTTgttgaacaaaagaaaaacattaATAAAATCACAATGGTTATGCTCGTATACTACTCAATAAAAGAGAcgtttttagttttttctttttggaaaagtctagggccagcgttttattgaattttgaccagcatgtaaccagcagaggaaggtgagccattggataaaatttcacaccaatctcacaccatcaaatcatcattgatggctagttgatggctaacaatcacaaaaattgctggcccctagcattgctctttttTTTTAGCAATATAAAATGTtagtttttatgaattttttttttgaaaactagttTTTATGAACTTTGATCCTCTATCTTTATGATCTTTTCACGCTCCTTGTAATAACCCGTAGGAAGtctgtattaaaataattaaaatatttttgtgacaaaagaaaggaaaaagaaacaaaacaggAAGAAACAACCTTAAAGAAGGGAGGCTGGAAGTCCCTATGAAGGATGGTACAAAGATTATTCATGGTTCTAACCATTCAACATGTTGTTTTGCACTAGCTTCACTTTAACAATCTAATTCCAATGCACAATAATCTCATGAATTCTATtcactatatatatatcattGTCTACGCGCGCTAGTGCGAGCAGGGCTTTACTTCTTGGACTGCAACACAAACATTTAGATTATTATTTGTTTTACAAGTCACTTGTCCAAAACCACACTTCTAAACTAAAATAAGCCTTTTCCAATGCGAAAAAAACTCGTGATGCTCGTGATGCAAAACAAAAGCATATGCAAGAATCCATGTACAACATTTCGTGCGACGTAGAAACTCCTATGCACTTGTCTTCGTataaaattaacagttaaaaattattagatgattatttagttaaatttttcaaatcatctaATAATTATTTAGTCACATGTGATCGTCGAGCCTTCACCTTCGTCTAATTTCCACTGGCATCTTGAATAATACACCTAAAATAAGAAGATTgatcaacaataaaaatattagtatcACGGTTTACCTTAACTAAATGAACAGAAGTGGGCAACCAATCATTCAATAAAAAGGAAGATATAATATAGTAGACTCAATCTAATTTTTTAGCAGTATTTCGACTAAGAATCATTACCTTTTTGAAAGATCACGGAACACTTGGATTGAAAATGTCGTTATTGCAGTCTCTTCACATCCACTAACTATTGACAGATTTGGTTTCCAACGTACAAATTAAAAACCTTTAATTGCTTCATGATTAAAATATTACTtcaatctaaaataaataataagcgCATGTATAtagcaaaagtaaataaataattaaatatcgaAGATCAACTGCAGCACTAAGTGTTTGTTTGGATTAGATTCTTTGAAAGaagaaaatactttttaaaaaaaattaaattttaaatatattcaaatacatttttttgaaatatttttattaaaaaaatttttatgctaacaatagtttatttttaataaagtaaaaacaaaagaaatttccaatctttaaattaaaaaaaaaactttctaaatgcaaaatagttttttttaaataaaaaattaatatttttattttaaaaaccaaTTTAAATTGACTCTAAATATTTAAGAGAAATAATATTAAgtgactaatatttttttatatttgtattttcattTGAGTCAATATTAGTCAACTTTTCATTTCTCTAACTAAAATATTGACCCATAATATTTTTCCAAATGCAACAACATAATCTTATCCTATATCATTATATTTTTCGTCCTGCACATATAACACTTTGGCATAATGAGAATGATGAGAAAAATCCTAATTAATAATTAGCAAGTAAATTAAAAGAAACATAAGAAAActacaaaatttagaataaaaggcTGTCCTCCTCCAATCCGTCAACAACTGATTTTTCCACTGAAAGAATTTCTTCGCATGGAGTTAAAAGTTGAAGACAAATGGGTAGGCATAGAACAAGAAGATGACATAGACAACAAATTAGTATCACTCCTTTGAATAAGGGACCCTTGCTTAAGCATCTTCCTCCTATATTGCATTAACCCAATTAACTGGTTGTAATCTCCACTCTTATTACGCCCATATTGACAATTATTAATTTCTGGCCTTCTTCTTGCAGGACGCACCACATAGAACCAAATTGAAGTGTAAAATATAGCCAAGGTTTTACCCCACATGACCAAGAACAAAAGACTGACCAAAAGCATGTATGTAGCTGTGTAAGCATCATAGGAGCAACCTTCCCTCTTATAATTGATGTAAATTTGGCCCTGTTTTGGGGTCCTAGGATGATTTTGTGGCGAAAAGGGGGTCCTATTGGAAACACTTTGTGGCGAGAAGGGTGATTTGGGTGAGGTTGTATGATGATGAGGGGAAAATATTGAACCAAGACGAGAGGAAAATGAACTTGTTGAGCTTATAGAAGCCGAGGTGGTTAATAGAGGGGAGGAATTGTTGGAAGGATTTGATGGTAATGAGGTGGTTCGGAGATTATGCAAACGCATGTTTTTTATTGTGAGTGTTGGGGTTAAGACTTTGCTGTTATTGTTATCTTGGATGGGGCTAAAGGAGTTCAGGCTGGGGCTGGAGCTGCTGCTAGTGCTAATGCTGCTAATGCTGCTGCTGTTATCGTTGCTGCTCATGTTGCTCAGGCTGCTCATGCTGCtcatgctgctgctgctgctatttgatcttaattttctttccttcctttcttttcttttgttagaaaGTGTTCTAACCTGTTAAAACCATCATTATTGGGGACAAAATGTTACATTTTTCTAATAATATagtttgaataaaaatataaaaaattaatttttttaataatttttttatatttagtgggtgaattaaattcttaaatgaaattaaaaaaatcattaatcagtaaaataaaaaaatctttagtTACAGAATTAGATTCATTGCATGTCTATCGTGTTTGcatataaatatacaaaaatattgtttatatattaaaattaattactaaaattaattatgatgtatttatgtattttttatgttttttttatatttatgtataaatatataatttaatttaaattatttttaatataaattttatattttaatatttattctactattaattttgataaacacctagcataattaatatatattaggatgtgtgaggaaaaaaaaaaaaacaaaaacaaaccaaTGATGTCTCTTTAATGGCCTTTCTGAGGGCCTGCCACTTGCTCTTTCTCCGGCGAGTCTCTCCTCCGGGAGACAGCAGCATGTCGTCGTCGTCGAGGGTGGCAGTGGGCTTGAAACACGTTAGCAACCTGCTCCTTCTGCTCATACTGCTTATGTCGCTGCTGCTATTGCTATTGCTCCTTTGCATGCCATGATTATTTATGAATTCCATGGAGTCCATCAATATATCTCACAAAACGAATTAAGAAATAGGCCTAATTACTTTGAAGGAAATGGAAGATGAATAAGAAGAGAAATAGAATAATTCTTATGTTGTTGATGCTAAATTGcctatgaagaaaaagaaaaataagaacgttgttaatttgttattgttatagataattatatatatactgtTGGAGAAAGCGGTTAATTAAACAACTATTAAAGGAGAAAAATAGAGAAGCGTGGTGGCGTTTGAGATTCCATGGGTTCCGTTAGTTATTACAGTTATTTGATTTGATGTCGCTACAACGAAGAAGTGCTTGGCATCtaataaaatcttttaattaaagTAATATTAAGTAGTTATTATGGATAAGACGTAGGTTTAAATGTCTTTAAATAAATTACGAGATGTAAGTCATGTAACAGAAGAAATAAAATTGAGAGTCAAATTGAATGAAATAAAGTGTaacattaacaaattaaaaattactctATTATTATCATATCAAATCCGTTAACAACGCTTATTTTAACGCCACATCATGTTGTGGTTTAAAAATGAGAAAGCCAGGATAGTTGTTGTGGAAGTGACCACGAGTTATTAGTTggaatgtaaatataataatgatTATTTGATTAGTTCAGGGTGGATgttctattttattctatttatcgTCTACCCAGCGAGTTGCTGTTTATAGAGCAGTTAACATCAACTTtttgttataataattaaataatagtaattttgtaagagtttaattttgatgaatagTAAATATAAAACGTTTTGTTATATATACAGTCGTATAATTACACTCGTTTTTTATAATCatttacataattaatataaaaagtaaatatttttgttgatataatattacataattgaatacacgtataaaattatttatactgacaatacattaaaattaaatttattttttaatatctcgTTATttattagactttattttaaacaaaataaattaacgaTAACCTATGCCACATGATTTTCTTATTGTATATCCACAAATTTATAATTCATTTTCTAACTTaacaaaatcaaaaaataatttctaaagttatattcaagttttaaaatagtattttaagttaatagttatttaattttgtctttaaaaCTACACTTCAGGACTCATAGTTAtccataaaatattttctattcatAGCTTGCCATAAAAAAATCGAGCTGATTCTTACCACGCTGACACTTTAATGACTAGCTAATatgacaaaatatttttttttttttttacaatttggtTCCTTTCCTCCTAATTAAAACCTAATCCCCGAATTGTTCTACTCTTTTCATATAATCATAAAACAACTTTAATTCCCCTTTTATTAACAAGTTTAATTCCACGTAGGCCACACGCTGCCGTATTGAAATTGCATTCCTCAAGGTGGTGTCTTCCTTTGCGATCACCGAATTGAGGTCGTCGCAAATTGAATCAAATGTTGTTTTTCCCATTCTGAATGCTTTTCTAAACTCTTCTTTGAAAAATTCAGGCTTGTTGCATTCGTCCTATTACGCTCCCGAATGGTCCTTCACCCACAACCGCCGCGGTAGAGCTACGGCATGGCATGtgacttttttttctttacttcGTGGGATTCTTCTTCGTTGCGCGCGGGAGTAGAAGTTGTCGTGGTTGGAATGGTGGCAGAGCGTTGCAGTGGAGTTGTGATATTCTTGCACGTCGAGGACTGCAAACGAAGTAAAGATACCGCCATTAAGTTTCTTCGTCTTATTGTTATTCCTGTTCTTCTCCTTCTTGTTGCTATTTGCGTcacaatcttcttcttcttaggCGGCGTTGATGCGGCGACATTTTCTGGCGGTGGGTTAGCAGTCGTGGTAGTTCATTTGAAGGAGTGTGGAATGGAGGAAGGTTAAGAGGAATTGTGGGTCTCTAAAAGTTGAGATTTTCATATAATGCAATGAAATAGAAAAGTGTgaagtgttggtgttggtgttggtgtttaAGAGGACCAAATTGTAAAAATAGGGTTTCTTTCGCTATATCAATTAGTCATTACAGTGTCAACGTGAGAAAAATTAGTCCAGCTTAACTTTTCGATGGCAACAATGGACAAAAAATGTTTTAGGGACTATTATGAGTTTTGGAGTataattttgaggacaaaattagATAACTATTAATTTGGAGGACCATTTTAAGACTCAAGTGTAACTTCATGAATCATTTTGAGGCTTAACTCGTTAACTTTTTGTAAGAAAATTGATTTTATATTAGACGAGTGAATAATAAGTATTAACATGTctattaatttattcaatcctgctacacatataaatttttttggcaAACAAGTCCAAACAAGCTAACCCTAATCTAACAAAACCCACTTACATAACACACTCGTGAAATCACGCCGTTCTTTTTTGTATTCGTGAAATCACGCCGTTcttttttgtgtttcttcttcctcttcttcttcgcgTTTCTCCTCTAATGTTTGTATCccgcgttcctcctcctcctcctttttttcctccttcttctttgtgttcctcctcctttttcttacgttcattcttcttcttctttgtgtcctcgtcattctttttatttcttcttcttcttcatcgcgTTTCTCCTCCAATGTTTGTACCCCGCGTTTCTCCCCCCTCCTCCTTTTTTTTGTgttcctcctcttttttcttaggttcattcttcttcttcttcacgcctTCGTCATTCTTTTTATTGCTgctgttgttgctgcatttttttccttcttctctttctattaattttgcaacattatgtattttttttctttgtttgattttttctcccaaAATGAAttgtgagaaaataaaataagaaaatgaagaagaagaagaagatgatgaggaggaggaagagaaagagttttgaattatgcggaacttatcagaataaaaatataccgaaaatttcttaataataacacataaatttcttagttttttaCACCGAAATCTTGCTACAaatgcacaaaaatattttctttaatacatttttttctttttttcttatttcttttagttgaatgaatgtaggttcatcctcttccaagtaattttgcagcattaagtattttttcttcttctttattttattttttgtttttattcttgttaaaagagtaaaacaatgTGAGCTCAAAAAGACATGCATAAAATGACACCATAAGCACTAGAACAAAATTTTatggtttgttacaaaaaatCGATGAACAAAATTCCTGAAAAATGGATAAAAACAGTTGCAAATCACTCAAATATGTACAAAATAACATCAGAAGCATAATAACAATATTCTGTTGTCTAGTTACAGCATAAAAAGGATAACAATAATAAGTACAAGTGTACACCTCAATTCACATGAAATACACTGAAAGACAAACAAAATACACCAAAACACAAACCAAAATACACGGCTATTATTTTTTGATTACATCATACAATGCGAGTTCAAAAAGACATGCAACTCAATAAAACAGGCATAAAATAATACCAGAAGCACTAGAACAAAATTCTATGGTTTGTTACAACAAAtcaatgaataaaatttttgataaatggACAAAAACAACTTCAAATCACTCAAATATGTACAAAATAACATCAGAACGAAGCAACCTAATTCTTCCTAAGATTTCTATTTAGATGAACTGGCTCTTACCAAAGTTATATATCGAAAATGAGTAACCGCGGAACCCCCTTTAACACAATAACAATATTCTGTTGTCTAGTTACGGCATAAAGAGGACAACAGTAACAAGTACACCTCAATTCACACAAAATACATCGAAAGACAAACAAAATACACTAAAACACAAACCAAAATACACcgctattttttattatatcataCAATGTAAGTTCAAAAAGACATACAACTCAAtaaaatatgcataaaataaTACCAAAAGCACTAGAACAAAATTTTATGGTTTGTTACAATAAATTGATGAACAAAATTCTTGATAAATGAACAAAACCAATTGCAAATCACTCAAATATGTACAAAATAATATCAGAAGCATAATAACAATATTTTATTGTCTAGTTACAGTATAAAGAGGACAACATCAATAAGTACACTGAAACACAAACTAAAACATACCGCTATTATTTTTTGATTGCATCATACAATGTGAGTTCAAAAAGACATGTAACtcaataaaacatgtataaaatttcttcttcttttttttttcttatttctttctttcttttagttgaatgaatataggTCCATCATCTTCCAAATAATTTTGtagtattatgtattttttcatcttctttgtttaatttttttattcttgttaagaaggtaaaataagaagaaatttgaaaaggtaaaataagaagaaaaagataatgatgatgatgatgataaaaaggaGGAAGAAGCAGCAAAAGACGAAGAGGatagggaggaggaggaagaggaagagttttgaattatacagaacttatTAGAATACAAATACACCGAATGTCTTAATAATAACACATAAATGTCTTAGTTTTTACActgaaattttgctacaaatacacaaaaatattttttttaatgttgcaatttttcttcttttttttcttatttctttctttctttttaattgaataaatgtaggttcatcattttcttagtaattttgcagcattatgtgtttcttcttcttctttatttgtttgttttttattcttgttaagagagtaaaataaaaagaaacttaagaaggtaaaataagaaaaaaaatatgaatcagaaaaaagaagaagaatattatgatgatgatgaaaaagaagaagaagcaggaaaagatgaggaggaggaagatgaagagaaagagttttgaattatacagaacttatcagaataaaaatacaccaaaatttcttaacaataacacataaattttttaatttttacaccgaaattttgctacaaacctcaattaactcagaaatgcaccaaaattacttaatggtTGCGACACACAAATTCAGTTTGAAAACAACACCCGAAAATggctgaattataaaaaaaaacacatccaaatcaattttggatTAGACAACGTcatcaatataataaaaatcctACGATAACGATAATAATAACGACGATAGTGTAGAAAGAAGACGACGATGACTATAACGAtaatgatcatgatgatgaagatgatggaggAGAATGAGAAAATAGAATGAGAAAAAGAAATTTCAATgagaaaagaaggaggaagaggatgaggagatggtgttggtgacgacgataacgaaagagaacGTAGAGAACGAATgaagagaaacacagagaacGCGGAGATGGAAGAGAACGTAGATCAAAAACGCTgaaaaaattcgaaaaagaaaacaaaatgctttcgAAAAAGGCAGTTATATATTTGCgcgttgattgaaaaattgattagCCAGTGACGCGTGAGGTGAATTAGGTTAAAAAGACTTGTATGAACTTGTACGTGTAAATGAGTTCTATGTGGAGAATATTTGAAAAGCAAAATGGAGTCTCCCAATACTTAGATGGACTCGTGACTTTTATTTCCGTACGTTAGTGTGACTAAGAATTCTTAGAGTGAGTAAGTGTATGAGTGAATGAAAGTTCCCCTAATTTATTGAAACTAATCGTATTATAGAGAAAAAATTCTTAACTAATTGATATAACCTTAGATTTTAAGTAAACTTGtactttaaataattttaaacttcAAATAAATTTGGACTTCAAATAATCTTGAATTTCAAGTAGTCTTGAGTATCAAACAAACTTTAACCACAAATAATCTTACAAATAAAATAACTTGACTACTAAACTTaacctatttttattttctctaactATAATATACTTTATACATATATGATATTTGACTTTAACTATTGAATTCTTTCCGATCTTAACTGTTTGTGCCAAACAACAgacttcaaaaaaagaaaaagaaaaagacagagAAGCCCAATTGGGTTTTGCAGAAGCAGGTAGGCACAAAGGATATACTTAACTTGGCATAGTGTTTTAGGGCAAATACCgattctcttcctttttcttaaCCCCAGACCAAACccctcttcttcatttcttctgctACTCAAAAAACTCTTTTagctctctctatctctctctccgagaccaaaaaggattTCTTTCTAGGGTACAGTGTGGCGAGTGGTGTGTTTGGTAAAGAATAATCGATGATGGAAGTGGAGCCTATGGATTTGCTTCGATCAAATCTTTCCCGCGTTCGCATCCCCGAACCCACCAATCGCATCTTCAAGCATGAATGCTGCCTCTCCTTCGATACCCCCGTAAGCTAAATTCCAAATCAAATTACTATTAGGGTTtttcttcccccccccccccctcgaATACCAGAGCTTCActgagcaatttttcttcttctttggattCCTACTGTCTTGGCTCATTTTAGCTGGAAATGGAATCAAAATTAGTTCTTTGATGGATTTTGTTTATTCAAATGATAGGTTATATATagatattgttgttgttgttgaatgttGGGCTGCACTGTGATTTGAATTTGATGCATGTTGATTGGTGCTGaatcattattttctttttgaattcTATTTTTCAGAAGTCAGAGGGTGGGTTGTACATCGACATGTTCACTTTCCTTGCCTTTGGGAAGGACTGTGTGGGTTGGAATTTCGAGAAGACTGGTAACCCTGTTTATTTGCATGTAAAGAAGACTAAGAAACTGGTTCCAGAAGACAGGCCTACCAAGAAACCAACCCGCTTGGCGATAGGTTCGTGAAATGAAAATTAAGCTTGCTCTAATATTCAGTGTTCTGCCGTTGCTTCTGCTGTTATCTGTGATGAATAAGGGGGCTTTCTACCAGTTTGACAAATTTGCTGTTCTTTTTATGGATGTATTATCTTTTATATATCTTGTTAATTTGTAGGGGTTGAAGGGGGATTCGACAACAATGAACCCGAATATGAAGAAACTCATAGTATAGTCATTTTACCAAACTATATATCTCTTCCATTCCCATCTGTTGAATTGCCAGAGAAGGTACTTGTTTATGGTTCTTTCTGTCTTTTGTTATGGTGGTGtatttcttttgtatttttcttatttcGTTAAAAATACTCCAGGTAAGGTTGGCTGCAGATGCTATAGTACTAGCTGAGGGTGCTGAACGGAAGGAGCAGGTTGCAGCCTGGACTGCTGATAAGAAAACAGTTAGTACCTATGCAATGAATTTACAGCAACTTGACAATGGTGTTGTCATCCCTCCGTCTGGTTGGAAATGTGCCAAGTGTGACAAGACGGATAATCTTTGGCTAAATCTGACTGATGGGATGATTCTTTGTGGGAGGCGAAATTGGGATGGAAGTGGTGGAAACAACCATGCTGTTGAGCATTACAATGAGACAGGCTACCCTCTTGCTGTAAAGCTCGGGACTATCACTGCTGATTTGGAAGCAGCAGGTGATGCCCTACAGCATATTGTGCTTTGACATTCTTATAGTCCTAGTAGTTTCAATGATTACTTGTATTGCCTGATTCACTTTGCAATCATGAAGGGTTACCATTGCCCACATGATCATTATGTTGACAAACTTCATTGTTTTGCTGTAATGTTGGTTTTAAATAAGTAATGTGAAGGAGAGGCTactaggtttttttttcttttaatctttttttgTTTTCACATTCGGTGCTAATTATGGATAATGTATTTTGGCAGCTCAGACGTTTACTCGTATCCAGAGGACAACAGCGTCTTAGACCCACATCTAGCACAGCATCTGGCCTTTTTTGGCATTGACTTCTCATCACTACAAAAGGTTAATTCTTTCTCTTGTGTTGATAACTTGATATATTCCTGATGGTACTTGAATTCCGTGGCATTTTTTCACCCGAACTTATGACTGTGCCCTTTGACCATCTTTAAAAAGAAAATGTTTCATTGTGCAAATATATGCCGATTGCTTGTCAAGCTTCTTCCCCTTCTAAGCATTAGGTTAATGTGAGTATTGTTGGATGTTTATGCATTGGACATGATGTCACATAAGAGTTTGAATGTTACATGTTATCTAATTGCCAATTTATTATATTCAGACTGAAATGACGACCGCCGAAAGAGAACTTGATCACAATACCAATTTCGATTGGAATCGGATCCAAGAAAGCGGAGAGGAAAAGGAACCAATTTTTGGACCTGGATACACGGGATTGGTCAATCTTGGCAACAGGTAGAGTAGGCCTGTTTGACTCTTGGTTGCTACAGTGTACTACTTTATCTGCTTTCTACTTTACTCATTTTTATTTCTTTCAGTTGTTACTTGGCAGCAACTATGCAAGTTGTGTTCACAACAAGATCATTCTGTTCAAGGTCTGTTCGTGTCTTGTATATTTTTGCCGCCTTCAAATTGTTTGAACCATATTTGCAATTTCGCAGTTGCTTCAATATCTTATATCTGGTATGATTGTGTGGCAGGTACTATATAAACCAAAGTCTGAAAAAGGCATTTGAGACGGCTCCTGCTGATCCAACCGTCGACTTGAATATGCAACTGTAAGTaactagattgttgtaatttattaGAAATCTGTTGCAATCTCTTTTCTAAATCAGTATGTGCTGTGTCTTAATTCTTGGAACAACTTCGGCACTGCATCTGTGGATCTTTTGTTTATAATATACTATTATACTTCTTGGATGGTAAACATGGATTTGGGTATTAATTACACATGTCATTCTCTCTTCTTAATAAAGCAAAAGGTTATAAATGATGAATAGCTTCTTCAAAACAGATTTATCTTCCCATACAAAAATCTTCAAAAGAAAAGTATAATAATGGTTCTTGTCTTACTCCAGGACAAAACTGGCCCATGGTCTACTATCTGGCAAATATTCTATGCCAGTCTATGAGGTGCGTAACCATCAATACATTTCTGTTGAATATATGTTCAGATATGTTCTTGTTCTTAATATCACCTTCTTTCCTCCAGAATGATGACAATTCAAGCATTGATGCCACAACTAAGACTCCAGTAATTTCTCTATCTCTTTGATGACTACGATTTCTAGTCAGCTTTTGTCATCATGAatacttaaattttttaattgatcAGTTTCCTCTGCGGGCAGTGTATTTTTCTAGGATTATATTCACTACTAGTTTTTGTCAATGGGACCCCCCCTTCCGGCCTTTCTTTTTTAATGCGCATTCAtcagaattttttatttgtttc
This region of Arachis hypogaea cultivar Tifrunner chromosome 8, arahy.Tifrunner.gnm2.J5K5, whole genome shotgun sequence genomic DNA includes:
- the LOC140174852 gene encoding uncharacterized protein, whose translation is MDSMEFINNHGMQRSNSNSSSDISSMSRRSRLLTCFKPTATLDDDDMLLSPGGETRRRKSKWQALRKAIKETSLVRTLSNKRKERKERKLRSNSSSSSMSSMSSLSNMSSNDNSSSISSISTSSSSSPSLNSFSPIQDNNNSKVLTPTLTIKNMRLHNLRTTSLPSNPSNNSSPLLTTSASISSTSSFSSRLGSIFSPHHHTTSPKSPFSPQSVSNRTPFSPQNHPRTPKQGQIYINYKREGCSYDAYTATYMLLVSLLFLVMWGKTLAIFYTSIWFYVVRPARRRPEINNCQYGRNKSGDYNQLIGLMQYRRKMLKQGSLIQRSDTNLLSMSSSCSMPTHLSSTFNSMRRNSFSGKISC